The segment CTCCAGGCAGTGGTGGATGAGGGATCAATCGATGGATGATTTGCTGAATTAATTGTTCCAGCCCACGGTGCGTGGTGGCAGAAACCAGTTCCCAACCTGGTGGGGCAACAAAATCGGGCACCAGATCGGCTTTGGTAAACACCGGAATGATATTTTCCGTAACTTCTTGTGGGAGAGGACTTTCCTGCAAGGTGGTGGCATCAATCAGGTGCAGCACCAGGTCGGCTGATTCGATCGCACGTTTTGCCCTTAGGATACCGGCACTTTCCAGTTCTTCCGATGTTTCACGAATCCCTGCAGTGTCAGTAAATTTCAGCACCCAACCGTAAAACGCACCCGTGTATTCGACGAGATCCCGTGTCGTGCCATGCACTTCGGACACCACGGAACGCTCGTAGCCGGCAATTGCGTTTAACAGGCTGCTTTTGCCCGCATTGGTGGCACCGGTGAGGGCAATTTTCCATGGCTCGAGCAGGTGGGCGCCTACTGATGAGTTTTTTCTCAGAATTTCCTGTATGGCAGGATCATTCGATTGCATCGCACGCACGTACGCACCGTGGGCCTGATCGAGCAGAATATTGGCAATCCTCACTGTCTTCGCGTGGGGCACTAATGCCCAGGCAGCAGGATCAGCTATTCCCACGGGGGTGGGGGGCAGTCCTGGCGTAACTCCATGTTCAGCAAGGGTTTGCAGCAACTGCTCCAGAATCAGCGGATTGCCGTGCGTGTGGATTTCCAGCCACTGTTCGTTTGGAAACACCAACAGCATCTCTTCCCCAGTGGGCAACCAACGCACGAAAAAGTAGCGATTGGTCAGTGGTGACACAGGAAATGGTTTCTGATTGATCCGTTCAAACAGATGTTTGATAGATTCCCACGCGGGCAAATCGACAGAAATGACCCCAATAGCACCTCGACCGGTGCCCGTCAGCACACTTGCAGTGGGTTGTTCACTCATGATTCGCACGCTAACGTGGGGAAAAGTGAGGGTTCTTTCATATCTTCCGCCCCTTCCACGGTGCGACGAAAGTGCCAGAACTCGCTGGCAATTGCGTTTTTCTCATCAGGCAGAATCGTTTCCCGAGCAACTGCCTGCCACTGGGTACGATCCCGCACAAATTGCCTGGGGAAGTAGGCTGTTCCAGGCAACTTGGGATCTACTTCCACATCGACAATTGTTAAAAAAATCTCATCTGCTTGCGGGTAACAGAGATCGTAGATTTGTCCCCCACCAATCACCATCAGGTTTGGGCAATCGCGCGTTTTCTCTAACGCTTGATCCAATGTGTGAACGATCTCAAATCCCGCAGCATTCCAGTTGGTTTGGCGGGTTAACACAATATTTCTTCGGCCATCCAGCGGTTTGCCGATATGTTCGGCAGTGGTGCGGCCCATCAGCATTGCATGGCCCATCGTCAGCCTTCGAAATCGCTGCAAATCGTTCCGTAACCGCCAGGGAATGCCAGCTGCGTTGCCAATGATGCAGGTACGGGTACAGGCAGCAATCAGGGTAATGCTGGTTGGCATATCAAACAGCAACCTCCCCACGTAACGGTGGGTGGGACTGATAATTTTCCAGCACAAACCAATCAGCCTGGAGATGATCAATCGACGTAAGTTGTTGAATGATCTGCAGTTGTGGCAATGGCAGTGGGGGACGTGTCAACTGATCGTCCACCGCATCCAGATGATTGGAATAAATGTGGGCATCGCCAAATGTGTGGATGAAATCCCCCACCTCAAGGTGGGTCAGTTTCGCAATAATATGCACCAGCAGTGCATACGATGCGATGTTAAAGGGCACGCCAAGAAACAGGTCAGCAGAACGCTGATACAACTGGGCAGAGAGCCGATTTTCGGTGACATTGAACTGCACCATCGTGTGGCACCCGGTGGGCACCTTCGGATCGGGCATGTCAGCCGGATTCCAGGCAGTGACAATCAGCCTGCGGGCTTCCGATGCGTTCGGATTCGCTTTCACTTTTTCAATATTGCGAATTAAGTCCGCAATCTGGTCGACTTCACCAGCGGGTCCTTCCCAGTGTCGCCATTGTTTGCCGTAAACCGGCCCCAGATTGCCTTCCGCGTCGGCCCACTCATCCCAGATGGTGCAGCGGTTCTGCTGCAGATAGGCAATGTTCGTTTCCCCACGCAGAAACCAGATCAGCTCGTGGACAATTGCTTTCCAGGGCATTTTTTTCGTGGTGACCAGTGGGAAGCCAGCCTGCAGATCGAAGCGGATTTGTCTGCCAAAAATACTACGCACCGTCGGGCGGGTGTCATCACTACGCAAAACCGCCCGCTGCTCTTTGACCACTCCGTGGTGCCGCACTTCACGCAATAGATTGAGATAGGCATCCATCAGTTCGTCTCATCCAGGGGAATATCTGCCACGGACGAAAACACCCGCGTGGGACGATAAGGAAACTTTTCAATCATATCGCGGGTGGTGACACCAGACAGCACCAGGGCGGTATCCATGCCGGCTTCCATGCCCGCAATCACATCGGTATCCATGCGGTCACCCACCATAATGGTTTCGTCCGAATGGGTGCCCAGCGTGGCCAAAGCTTTTCGCATCATCAGTGGGTTGGGTTTGCCCACAAAATACGGGCTGACACCAGTTGCCCGCTGGATCATGGCTGCCACCGCACCACAGGCGGGGATAATTCCCGATTCTGCAGGTCCGGTGGGATCGGGATTCGTCGCAATAAACCTGGCACCCGCCACAATCAGACGGATTGCCTGGGTAATCTGATCGAGCGAAAAGGAATTCACTTCACCGAGTACAACATATTCAGGCGATTTATTGGTCAGTGTATAGCCCGCTGCGTGCATCGCATGGGTCAATCCCGATTCACCTACCACGAAAGCGGTACCATTTGGCCGCTGGGTGGACAGAAACTGAGCAGTCGCCATCGCAGAAGTAAACAGATTTTCTTCCGGAATGGCAATTCCTTCCGAATTCAGGCGGTGCGACAGATCCCGCGGGGTGTAGATGGGGTTGTTGGTAATCACCAGGAAGGGGATCTGGCGTTTTTGCAACGTGGTGATGAACTCTGGTGCCCCCGGTATGGGTCGCCTTCCGTGTACCAGCACGCCATCCATATCGAGTAAAAAGGCTTTTTTCTGCAAAATCATGTGCCTGACTGCTCCAATTGGTGTTCGTGAACATCACCGCGGCTAACGTAGTCGGCTCACAATGCATTATTATGTGGTGTATGTTTGAGAACGTTGCCTGGGTTACCACTACAAAAATGAGGAAAAATTAAGAATTTCTGGTGTTCATGATTGTCATTTTCCCCCAAGATTCGAGCGAAACGATAATAATTGCCACGAACCCTGCTTTCAACCGCCCCACCGGCGTATTGTCGTTAAGAACAGGAATTGTATGGGAAAGTGAGTAAGACGAAAGGTGTCCAGCCAAGGCCAAATTGAACGAACCAGCTTGTTCTTATAACTACCAGTTTGAGACTTCAGATTCGTACAGTCTGAAAAGCATTCAATAAAGAAAGCAATGCGAAGAATCGCAAGGTTATCTTGTAGTGGAGGCGGCGGGAATCGAACCCTTGCAAGATTCCCCGGTAAACGAGGCATTTGCTAACCAGCGCGGCACAGAATCCGGCACACTACCCAAAATTGATGCCGATTTGCAACAGTTCATCCGCTTGTGGCCAACCCTGCCGGAGTCGATCCGCAAAGCGATCAAAGCGATGATTGAATCCGTCCAATAACAATCGTCTGGACATCTAACTGTCCTCAAGGGACGGTATTCCAAAATACAAGGACACTATTAAAAAAAGGGATTGTCCTGTTGAAACAATTCGTTGAGTGCAGTTAGTTTGCGTCTTTGCATCAAGAAATAAAAGACAAATTCAACAGAAGAAAAAAGGTGTCCCTTGGGGACAACTATCCAGGACAACTCAGTTTCTCAAATTTAATGTACATATTGCCACTAAATTGTCCATCACACACACATTCACGCTACGCGATTGTATAGGTTAATTGTTGTAGTTTTCATCCCAGGATAGTAGGATACAATTCACTGCCCTATGCTGCGGGGCTGTTCGAACAAAACGAATGGGTACCGATGGCGAACAACCACTCCGAAATCGAAAAACGACTCTGGGCTTCTGCCGACGAGCTACGGGCGAACAGCAAGCTCAAGTCGTCGGAATACTCCGTGCCCGTGCTGGGATTGATCTTCCTACGCTATGCCGACCACCGTTTCACACAGGCGGAAAAGGAACTGGCGGGAAAAGGAACCGGGCGGCGGGCTATCGGCAAGGAGGATTATCAGGCCAAGGGGGTCATGTTCTTGCCACCCAAGGCCCGCTTCTCTCACCTGCTTACCCTGCCGGAAGGCGATAACATCGGCAAGGCCATCAACGAAGCGATGAAGGCGGTGGAAGCCGAGAATGAAGAACTCAAGGGCGTGCTGCCCAAAAACTACACCAAGATCGAAAATTCAACACTGGTCGCCCTGCTCAAGACGTTCTCACAACTGGCCGTAGATGCCGAGGGGGACACCTTCGGCAAAATATACGAATACTTTCTGGGCAACTTTGCCCGTGCCGAAGGTCAAAAGGGCGGGGAGTTTTTTACTCCCACTTCGCTGGTTAAGCTGATCGTGCAAATTATCGAACCGTACCACGGGCGAATTTTCGACCCCGCTTGCGGTTCGGGCGGTATGTTCGTCCAATCCGCCGACTTCATCAAAGCCCACAAGCACAACCCCAGCGTCGAAATCTCCGTGTATGGTCAAGAGCGGGTCGATGAAACCCGGCAACTCTGCCTGATGAACTTGGCTGTTCATGCCCTCTCTGGCGACATACGGCAGGGGAACACCTACTACGAAGATTTGCACGAATGCGTTGGCAAGTTCGACTTCGTGATGGCCAATCCGCCGTTCAATGTGGACAAGGTTGATAAAGAAAAAATCAAAGACGATCCCCGCTTCCCGCTGGGGATGCCCAAGGCCGACAACGCCAACTACCTCTGGATCGAATTATTTTATTCTGCCCTGAATGCGAATGGGCGGGCGGGCTTCGTGATGGCCAACAGTGCCGCCGATGCCCGGCAATCGGAAATGGAAATTCGGAAGAAATTGCTGCTGGCCCATGCCGTCGATGTGATGATCGCCATTGGCCCGAACTTTTTTTACACCGTCACGCTCCCCTGCACGCTCTGGTTCTTGGATAAGGGCAAGGCCAAGACCGACCGCAAGGACAAAGTATTATTTATCGACGCCCGGCATATCTTCCGGCAGGTGGATCGTGCCCATCGGAAATTCAGCCCGAAGCAAATTGAGTTTATCGCCAATATCGTCCGCTTGTACCGGGGCGAAACGCCCGAATTCATCGCTGGGGATGATGAAGACTTCCCCGGTGAAGAACCCGACCTGAAAGGAACGTTTCCCAAGCTCAAGTACGCCGATATTGCCGGGCTGTGCAAGGTCGCCACGCTCAAGGAAATCGAAGCCCAAGGTTATAGTCTCAACCCCGGTCGCTACGTCGGCGTGGCGGAAAAGGGGGACGATGATTTTGTTTTTGCCGAGCGGCTGGAAGAACTCAACGAAGAACTCGAAGTTCTCAACAGCGAAGCCCGTGAGTTAGAGGAACGCATTGCAGGCAATGTTGCCAAGCTGTTGGAGGCGGCAACATGAAGTTCAAGGACTTCGTCACCCTTCAAAGAGGATTCGACCTTCCTAGAACCCAGATGGAAGAAGGACCACACCCGGTCGTTGGTTCAACTTCGATCATCGGATACCACGCTGAGTTCAAGGTGTCGCCACCCGGCGTTGTCACGGGACGGAGCGGATCACTTGGCAAAGTGCAGTATTTGACGGTTCCTTATTGGCCGCATAACACAGCGCTGTGGGTGAAAGATTTCAAAGGAAATTACCCCCGCTTTGTTTACTACTGCATTCAAACGCTTGATTTTGCACAATTCAACGCTGGTGCTGGCGTTCCGACATTGAATCGAAATCATCTCGATTCACTCGATGTGTCCGTTCCCGCCCTCGCCACTCAACGCAAAATCGCCGGCGTGCTGTCGGCATATGACGACCTGATTGAGAACAACACCCGACGAATCGCCATTTTGGAAGAAATGGCCCAAGCGATTTACCGGGAATGGTTCGTCAACTTCCGCTTCCCCGGCCACGAAAAAGTAAAACTAATCAACTCACCGCTGGGCAAAATTCCAGAGGGGTGGAAATGGGCGAAGTTGAAGGACGTTTGCGATTCGGTCAACTACGGCTACACGGCAAGTGCCAATAAGGAAGTTGAAGTTGGCCCACGGTTTTTGCGAATCACCGATATTGTCCCCACCTCGATTGATTGGGAGAACGTGCCATATTGCGAAGTCGATGAAGACGACGCTGCAAAATACGCTCTCGGTGAAGGGAACATTGTGATTGCCCGCACCGGGGCGACCACGGGATATGCCAAACGACTCCACAAGCGGCATCCGAAATCCGTGTTTGCTTCGTACTTGGTTCGGATCGTTCCCAGCGAAGCGATGGGCAAGCACTACATTGGCCTGATTGTGGAATCCGACGATTACAAGGCGTTTATAAAAAGAAATCTCGGCGGTGCTGCACAGCCGCAAGCTAACGCACAGGTTCTCACTTCTCTCGATGTGCTGGTGCCTTCTCCCGACGCGATTGCTACCTTTGATCGGCAAATCGAACCGATGGCCGACCAGAAAGAGATTCTTCAAGAAAAGAACCGCAACCTTCGCAAGACCCGTGACCTGCTGTTGCCCAAGTTGATCGGCGGGCAACTGGACGTGGAAGAACTCGACATTGATGCCGGGGAACCGCTGGAGGCCGAAGCCGAGTAGCCTATGCCAACTTACAAGCCCCTAGTCCTGAATAACCGTGTCCTTAGCTTGCCGAAGGCTATCGTAGCACCCGAACTTGGGGCACGCACGGTCTTGACCAACGAGCCGTGGGATTTTGTTGACCTCGCCCTTGTTCGCCAAAAAAAGACCGATGCTCAATTTTACTGGCAACAGGCGAGAGAGTTTTACACCGTCGCGCAAGGTCTGCCGGTCCAGTCGGCACCGTTGCTTTTGTATTACGCCTTTATGAACGCAACGAAGGCGCTGCTTTCTTCAAAAGGCATCACCTTCAATCCGTACCACGGCGTCGCAGAATGGAAACCGGCAGCTGGAACGAAGGGACTGACCGCAGGTGTAAAGATCAAGACCAACGGCATTCTTCCTTCACTTGCGTCTTATTACGATGAAAAGGAACCTTCAACACAACACACGCTTAAGGACATACTTTTCAACCTGCCGTACATTCACCGGACCTACTGCCTCACTTACACTTCGCAGTCCGAAATGTTCGTGCCGATTATGAAGCCCGTGTTCGTCGTGGAGCAAGGCACCAAGAACGTCTATTTCTCGGCTCAACTGTCGGCTCATTACGATGCTGCCATATACACCAATCGCCTTCCCGCTACCTTCACTGCGAATAATGGTGCGTTGCTTTCTTCATTGTACGTGGAAGTCACTTCGACACGGAAGCCTACTGCTGCGGACATGACTACCTTGGCGACCTTTGCGAAGTTGTTTCGGAACGATTTGTTTTATATCAACGGGGCACAAACGCTCTGGTACGTCAAGGCGACTGTCAAGGGCAAGAACCGCTTGCTTCGTCAATCAACCACTTTGACGCTTGCCGCCATGCACAGGCTAAGTGAAGTGTGTCGTTACGCCCCGATGGAACTTGCCAAGTACCTTGAAGGGCAAAAGAACTGGTTGCTCAGTGAATTCATCCGAATGTCGGGTACGCAGTTTATTGACGAAATCGCTTCTGAAATCACGGGCAAGAACTTCTTGGTCCCCAACGTGCGACCGGCTAACTGAGGGTGTCGTGTGAAAGTTTATGTTGCATGTGCCCTGACTCACGTTCCCCGCAACCATTTTGCGGATTACACCGGCTTCTTGCACGGCTTAGCGGGTCGTCTGTCGCGCGACGGTGGGCATGAAGTGAAGTACGCACTGGTAAACAGTGATCCGCAATTGGCAACGAAGCCTTTCGATGAACGTGCCCGGTTGTGTTACCTCTGGGACGCTCGGATGGTCCAAGACGCCGAAGTGGTTGTAGCAGAGTGCAGCTTCCCGTCAATTGGGTTGGGAATCGAGTTACAAATCGCAGCCGAGAACGAGACGCCCATCATCATTATATTTCGGGACTTTCACGACAATCGTGCCGCCCCTGTCAATTACGTCAACCCCGATCATACCGAACATGAATTGCAAATTGGTGATGGCTTTGTGTCGTTGATGGCCCTTGGTCTTCCGACTGTTTTCAAAATTCATCGGTACTCGCAAGAAGAAGAGGCCATCCGACAAGTGAACGAGTCGCTCAAGTTGCTCGAACAGTAAGGTGGTGAAGTCATGCCGCTACAAGAAACCGACTATTCCGAGAACGCCTTGGTCGAACAACCGGCAATTGCCCTCTTTGAAGAATTGGGCTGGCCGTCCGCCAATTGCTTCTATGAAAAAGTCGGCACCACGAATTCTACCTTGGGCCGGGAAACCACCAACGATGTGATACTCTGGCCCCGGCTGAGAGCGGCTATCGAGAAGCTCAATCCCGATATTGCAAGTGATGCCGTGCAACTGGCGATGGACGAACTGGCGAAGGACCGCAGCGCCATGAGCCTCGCCCATGCCAACCGGGAGATTTACAAATTACTCAAGGACGGGGTGAAGGTCAGTTTTCAAAACGACGACGGCGAAGAAGTTGATGAAACGGTGCGGGTGATCGACTGGAACGACCCCGCCAACAACGATTATTTTCTTGCTTCTCAATTCTGGGTGTCAGGCAACATCTACAAACGCCGGGCTGATCTGGTCGGGTTTGTCAACGGCCTGCCGCTGCTGTTCATCGAATTAAAAAAATCCCACGGCAAGCTGGAACATGCCTACAAGCACAATCTGAAGGATTACAAAGCGACTATCCCGCAACTGTTCTGGTTCAACTCGCTCATCATCTTGTCGAACGGGAGCGGGGCTAAAGTCGGCAGCGTCACGGCGGGCTGGGAACACTTTTCCGACTGGAAGCGGATCAACAGCGAAGGCGAGCAAGGCATCATTTCGCTGGAAACGGTGATCCGAGGGACATGTGAGCATTCCCGCTTTCTGGATCTGACTGAAAACTTTACGGTTTTCGATGAGTCCAAGGGCGGGCTGGTAAAGGTGACAGCGAAGAACCATCAATATCTTGGCGTCAACAATTCCGTTGATGCCCTGCAAAAGATAAAACAAAATCAGGGGCGGTTGGGCGTGTTCTGGCACACCCAAGGGAGCGGTAAATCGTTTTCGATGGTGTTCTTTTCGCAAAAGGTGTTGCGAAAGGTTCCCGGCAACTGGACCTTCCTGGTTGTCACCGACCGGGACGACCTCGATAATCAGATTTACAAAAACTTCCGTAATACCGGGGCCGCTACCGAAGAGTGCCAAGCCAATAACGGGGCACATCTGAAACAGCTCTTGTCCGAAGATCATCGCTTCATTTTTACACTCATTCAAAAATTCGGAACCAAGAAGGGAGAGAAGTACCCTAAGCTCTCCGACCGCAACGACATTATCGTAATGACCGATGAGGCCCATCGTTCACAATATGACACGCTGGCCCTCAACATGCGGAATGCCTTGCCCAAGGCGGCGTTCATCGGCTTCACGGGCACGCCGTTAATGGCGGGGGAAGAAAAGACCAAAGAAGTATTTGGCGATTACGTTTCGATTTATAACTTCCGCCAATCCATCGAAGACGGGGCCACGGTGCCCCTGTTTTACGAAAACCGTATCCCAGAACTGCAACTGGCCAACGAGAACTTCAAGGAAGATTTGGACGCTCTGATCGAAGCGGCTGAGTTGGATGATGAGCAGGAGAAGAAGCTAGAGCGGGAATTTGCCCGTGAGTACCACCTGATTACCCGTGACGACCGCTTGGAGAAAGTGGCCGAAGATTTAGTTGCTCATTTCATGGGCCGGGAACAGGGCGGTAAGGGGATGGTCATTTGCATCGACAAATTGACCGCCGTGAAGATGTACGAGAAGGTCAGAAAGTATTGGGGGGCGTACCTTGCCGATTTGAAAGCGGAACTCCCGCTGGCCGACGAACTTAAACGGCCGGGGCTGGAGCAAAGAATAAAATACATGGAAACCACCGATATGGCGGTGGTCGTGTCCGGCCAGCAAAACGAAGTCGATTATTTTAAGGACAAGGGCTTCGACATTACCCGACACCGGGAACGGATGGTGAAGGAGGACTTGGAAACCAAGTTCAAAAACGCAGACGATCCCTTCCGGCTGGTCTTTGTGTGTGCCATGTGGTTGACCGGGTTCGATGCCCCCAGCGTCTCGACGATCTACCTCGATAAGCCGATGAAAAACCACACGCTCATGCAAACCATTGCACGGGCTAACCGGGTGTTCGGGGAAAAGAACAACGGGCTGATTGTCGATTACGTCGGCGTGTTCCGTGACCTGCAAAAAGCGTTGGCCATCTACGGGTCATCCTCTGGCG is part of the Zavarzinella sp. genome and harbors:
- a CDS encoding dihydrofolate reductase, encoding MPTSITLIAACTRTCIIGNAAGIPWRLRNDLQRFRRLTMGHAMLMGRTTAEHIGKPLDGRRNIVLTRQTNWNAAGFEIVHTLDQALEKTRDCPNLMVIGGGQIYDLCYPQADEIFLTIVDVEVDPKLPGTAYFPRQFVRDRTQWQAVARETILPDEKNAIASEFWHFRRTVEGAEDMKEPSLFPTLACES
- a CDS encoding YaaC family protein — encoded protein: MTNEPWDFVDLALVRQKKTDAQFYWQQAREFYTVAQGLPVQSAPLLLYYAFMNATKALLSSKGITFNPYHGVAEWKPAAGTKGLTAGVKIKTNGILPSLASYYDEKEPSTQHTLKDILFNLPYIHRTYCLTYTSQSEMFVPIMKPVFVVEQGTKNVYFSAQLSAHYDAAIYTNRLPATFTANNGALLSSLYVEVTSTRKPTAADMTTLATFAKLFRNDLFYINGAQTLWYVKATVKGKNRLLRQSTTLTLAAMHRLSEVCRYAPMELAKYLEGQKNWLLSEFIRMSGTQFIDEIASEITGKNFLVPNVRPAN
- a CDS encoding type I restriction endonuclease subunit R; the encoded protein is MPLQETDYSENALVEQPAIALFEELGWPSANCFYEKVGTTNSTLGRETTNDVILWPRLRAAIEKLNPDIASDAVQLAMDELAKDRSAMSLAHANREIYKLLKDGVKVSFQNDDGEEVDETVRVIDWNDPANNDYFLASQFWVSGNIYKRRADLVGFVNGLPLLFIELKKSHGKLEHAYKHNLKDYKATIPQLFWFNSLIILSNGSGAKVGSVTAGWEHFSDWKRINSEGEQGIISLETVIRGTCEHSRFLDLTENFTVFDESKGGLVKVTAKNHQYLGVNNSVDALQKIKQNQGRLGVFWHTQGSGKSFSMVFFSQKVLRKVPGNWTFLVVTDRDDLDNQIYKNFRNTGAATEECQANNGAHLKQLLSEDHRFIFTLIQKFGTKKGEKYPKLSDRNDIIVMTDEAHRSQYDTLALNMRNALPKAAFIGFTGTPLMAGEEKTKEVFGDYVSIYNFRQSIEDGATVPLFYENRIPELQLANENFKEDLDALIEAAELDDEQEKKLEREFAREYHLITRDDRLEKVAEDLVAHFMGREQGGKGMVICIDKLTAVKMYEKVRKYWGAYLADLKAELPLADELKRPGLEQRIKYMETTDMAVVVSGQQNEVDYFKDKGFDITRHRERMVKEDLETKFKNADDPFRLVFVCAMWLTGFDAPSVSTIYLDKPMKNHTLMQTIARANRVFGEKNNGLIVDYVGVFRDLQKALAIYGSSSGGGVKDGECPIQKKDELVAALIDAIAEATAFCTERGVNLTPILTAAGFQRVAFLDDAATHLVDKQVVAAVDDSVEKIIVNDDLKKKYISLSGQVVRLYKAILPDPKANEFAPIKTCIAVLAEKIRSFTEEASIDNLMEKVGQLLDESIATVGYVIHATEESSLIDLSQIDFEALKAHFAKGRKHTEAEKLKIAVSKKLTTMVQLNKTRTDLLEKFKKLIEEYNKGLDVDTFFAKLLSFTKELSEEDKRGVLEQLNEEELAVFDILMKPELELSEADKKQVKAVARKLLQTLKEAKLVLDWRKKLRTRADVFSTVKTVLDDLPRMFTPELYQQKCDTVYQHVYDSYQGEGQSIYQSA
- a CDS encoding thymidylate synthase, whose protein sequence is MDAYLNLLREVRHHGVVKEQRAVLRSDDTRPTVRSIFGRQIRFDLQAGFPLVTTKKMPWKAIVHELIWFLRGETNIAYLQQNRCTIWDEWADAEGNLGPVYGKQWRHWEGPAGEVDQIADLIRNIEKVKANPNASEARRLIVTAWNPADMPDPKVPTGCHTMVQFNVTENRLSAQLYQRSADLFLGVPFNIASYALLVHIIAKLTHLEVGDFIHTFGDAHIYSNHLDAVDDQLTRPPLPLPQLQIIQQLTSIDHLQADWFVLENYQSHPPLRGEVAV
- a CDS encoding restriction endonuclease subunit S, which produces MKFKDFVTLQRGFDLPRTQMEEGPHPVVGSTSIIGYHAEFKVSPPGVVTGRSGSLGKVQYLTVPYWPHNTALWVKDFKGNYPRFVYYCIQTLDFAQFNAGAGVPTLNRNHLDSLDVSVPALATQRKIAGVLSAYDDLIENNTRRIAILEEMAQAIYREWFVNFRFPGHEKVKLINSPLGKIPEGWKWAKLKDVCDSVNYGYTASANKEVEVGPRFLRITDIVPTSIDWENVPYCEVDEDDAAKYALGEGNIVIARTGATTGYAKRLHKRHPKSVFASYLVRIVPSEAMGKHYIGLIVESDDYKAFIKRNLGGAAQPQANAQVLTSLDVLVPSPDAIATFDRQIEPMADQKEILQEKNRNLRKTRDLLLPKLIGGQLDVEELDIDAGEPLEAEAE
- a CDS encoding class I SAM-dependent DNA methyltransferase; the protein is MANNHSEIEKRLWASADELRANSKLKSSEYSVPVLGLIFLRYADHRFTQAEKELAGKGTGRRAIGKEDYQAKGVMFLPPKARFSHLLTLPEGDNIGKAINEAMKAVEAENEELKGVLPKNYTKIENSTLVALLKTFSQLAVDAEGDTFGKIYEYFLGNFARAEGQKGGEFFTPTSLVKLIVQIIEPYHGRIFDPACGSGGMFVQSADFIKAHKHNPSVEISVYGQERVDETRQLCLMNLAVHALSGDIRQGNTYYEDLHECVGKFDFVMANPPFNVDKVDKEKIKDDPRFPLGMPKADNANYLWIELFYSALNANGRAGFVMANSAADARQSEMEIRKKLLLAHAVDVMIAIGPNFFYTVTLPCTLWFLDKGKAKTDRKDKVLFIDARHIFRQVDRAHRKFSPKQIEFIANIVRLYRGETPEFIAGDDEDFPGEEPDLKGTFPKLKYADIAGLCKVATLKEIEAQGYSLNPGRYVGVAEKGDDDFVFAERLEELNEELEVLNSEARELEERIAGNVAKLLEAAT
- a CDS encoding GTPase; this translates as MSEQPTASVLTGTGRGAIGVISVDLPAWESIKHLFERINQKPFPVSPLTNRYFFVRWLPTGEEMLLVFPNEQWLEIHTHGNPLILEQLLQTLAEHGVTPGLPPTPVGIADPAAWALVPHAKTVRIANILLDQAHGAYVRAMQSNDPAIQEILRKNSSVGAHLLEPWKIALTGATNAGKSSLLNAIAGYERSVVSEVHGTTRDLVEYTGAFYGWVLKFTDTAGIRETSEELESAGILRAKRAIESADLVLHLIDATTLQESPLPQEVTENIIPVFTKADLVPDFVAPPGWELVSATTHRGLEQLIQQIIHRLIPHPPLPGEPVPYLASGNSSLLTTSSL
- a CDS encoding HAD-IIA family hydrolase, with the translated sequence MILQKKAFLLDMDGVLVHGRRPIPGAPEFITTLQKRQIPFLVITNNPIYTPRDLSHRLNSEGIAIPEENLFTSAMATAQFLSTQRPNGTAFVVGESGLTHAMHAAGYTLTNKSPEYVVLGEVNSFSLDQITQAIRLIVAGARFIATNPDPTGPAESGIIPACGAVAAMIQRATGVSPYFVGKPNPLMMRKALATLGTHSDETIMVGDRMDTDVIAGMEAGMDTALVLSGVTTRDMIEKFPYRPTRVFSSVADIPLDETN